From the genome of Lutzomyia longipalpis isolate SR_M1_2022 chromosome 2, ASM2433408v1, one region includes:
- the LOC129789941 gene encoding uncharacterized protein LOC129789941: MGYRLVCVALLALAFGQVHPVEEDIWGGRNVQRANMNQYTDYVLTYMAPIFRSSGLVPMGLPPTSIGWEAQPIWITYGGIIDLFNGLLLDIEDVRRADDCFLSYNRQLLRMEIASRLTRMPYHYDYETRVMGLGIFRGWVEGHMEDMVIRMDLLLDMFDFFLFLQGFRVTSIGDIHVRVRGNILTDWLANLTIEIIIFFFENTIVNFVSNTLHVFLQEAIDEVNASRVRFSDVSAALTESLHTSDPTPLAKYSDHVISLFQKYTNV; encoded by the exons ATGGGATATCGTTTGGTGTGCGTAGCCCTCCTGGCTCTGGCCTTTGGGCAGGTACACCCTGTGGAGGAGGATATCTGGGGTGGCAG GAATGTTCAACGAGCAAATATGAATCAATACACGGACTACGTTTTGACCTACATGGCACCAATATTCCGAAGCTCTGGACTCGTTCCAATGGGTCTGCCACCTACATCAATTGGCTGGGAAGCT CAACCAATTTGGATAACATACGGAGGTATCATTGACTTGTTCAATGGTCTCCTACTGGACATCGAGGACGTTCGTCGGGCGGACGATTGCTTCTTGTCGTACAACCGTCAGCTTCTAAGGATGGAAATAGCATCGCGTCTCACGAGGATGCCG TATCACTACGACTATGAGACACGTGTGATGGGCCTTGGGATTTTCCGGGGTTGGGTTGAGGGGCACATGGAGGACATGGTGATTCGCATGGACCTCCTACTCGACATGTTTGacttcttcctcttcttgcAAGGCTTCCGTGTCACATCAATTGGTGATATTCACGTGCGCGTCCGTGGGAATATTCTCACCGACTGGCTGGCCAATTTAACCATTGAGATTATCATCTTCTTCTTCGAGAATACCATTGTAAACTTTGTCTCCAACACACTCCATGTTTTCCTTCAGGAGGCCATTGATGAAGTCAATGCAAGTCGCGTTCGTTTTTCGGACGTCAGTGCGGCTCTCACGGAGTCTCTGCACACCTCCGACCCAACCCCTCTGGCCAAGTACAGTGACCACGTAATCAGCCTGTTCCAGAAGTACACGAACGTGTGA
- the LOC129789940 gene encoding uncharacterized protein LOC129789940, producing MGYRLVCVALLALAVGQVHPVEEDIWGGRNVQRANMNQYTDYVLTYMAPIFRNSGLVPMGLPPTSIGWEAQPIWITYGGIIDLFNGLLLDIEDVRRADDCFLSYNRQLLRMEIASRLTRMPYHYDYETRVMGLGIFRGWVEGHMEDMVIRLDLLLDMFDFFLFLQGFRVTSIGDIHVRVRGNILTDWLANLTIDIVIFFFENTIVNFVSNTLHVFLQEAIDEVNASRVRFSDVSAALTESLHTSDPTPLAKYSDHVISLFQKYTNV from the exons ATGGGATATCGTTTGGTGTGCGTAGCCCTCCTGGCTCTCGCTGTTGGGCAGGTACACCCTGTGGAGGAGGATATCTGGGGTGGCAG GAATGTTCAACGAGCAAATATGAATCAATACACGGACTACGTTTTGACCTACATGGCACCAATATTCCGGAACTCTGGACTCGTTCCCATGGGTCTGCCACCTACATCAATTGGCTGGGAAGCT CAACCAATTTGGATAACATACGGAGGTATCATTGACTTGTTCAATGGTCTCCTACTGGACATCGAGGACGTTCGTCGGGCGGACGATTGCTTCTTGTCGTACAACCGTCAGCTTCTAAGGATGGAAATAGCATCGCGTCTCACGAGGATGCCG TATCACTACGACTATGAGACACGTGTGATGGGCCTGGGGATTTTCCGGGGTTGGGTTGAGGGGCACATGGAGGACATGGTGATTCGCTTGGACCTCCTTCTCGATATGTTTGacttcttcctcttcttgcAAGGCTTCCGTGTCACATCAATTGGTGATATTCACGTGCGCGTCCGTGGGAATATTCTCACCGACTGGCTGGCCAATTTAACCATTGATATTGTCATCTTCTTCTTCGAGAATACCATTGTAAACTTTGTCTCCAACACACTCCATGTTTTCCTTCAGGAGGCTATTGATGAAGTCAATGCAAGTCGCGTTCGTTTTTCGGACGTCAGTGCGGCTCTCACGGAGTCTCTGCACACTTCCGACCCAACCCCTCTGGCCAAGTACAGTGACCACGTAATCAGCCTGTTCCAGAAGTACACGAACGTGTGA